One Actinosynnema pretiosum DNA segment encodes these proteins:
- a CDS encoding carbohydrate ABC transporter permease, translating to MRGVRAGAVALHGFLVLACLGTIAPLLWALYASLRSYDDTARNGYFSVAEELTLANYAEAWTRAELPRYYLNTLVVALPSVVLVLLLSSMAAFGAARLPRRLNLGLLMLFTAGNLLPQQVVVTPLHRLYLLTPVPGWVSDSGVLLDSRLGLVLIHVAFQSGFCVFVLSNFMKTIPREIGEAARVDGAGVWRRYWQVVLPLCRPALAALATLEFTWIYNDFLWALVLIQTGEKMPVTSALQNLRGAFFTDNNLVAAGALLVALPTLVVFFVLQRQFVGGLTLGATKG from the coding sequence GTGAGGGGCGTTCGGGCGGGAGCCGTTGCGCTGCACGGTTTTCTGGTGCTGGCGTGCCTGGGCACGATCGCGCCGCTGCTGTGGGCGCTGTACGCGTCGCTGCGCAGCTACGACGACACGGCGCGGAACGGGTACTTCTCGGTCGCCGAGGAGCTGACGCTGGCGAACTACGCGGAGGCGTGGACGCGGGCCGAGCTGCCGCGCTACTACCTGAACACGCTGGTGGTGGCGCTGCCGTCGGTGGTGCTGGTGCTGCTGCTCAGCTCGATGGCGGCGTTCGGCGCGGCCCGGTTGCCGAGGCGGCTGAACCTGGGGCTGCTGATGCTGTTCACCGCCGGGAACCTGCTGCCGCAGCAGGTGGTGGTGACGCCGCTGCACCGGCTGTACCTGCTGACGCCGGTGCCGGGGTGGGTGAGCGACAGCGGGGTGCTGCTGGACTCGCGGCTGGGGTTGGTGCTGATCCACGTGGCGTTCCAGTCGGGGTTCTGCGTGTTCGTGCTGAGCAACTTCATGAAGACCATCCCGCGCGAGATCGGCGAGGCGGCGCGCGTGGACGGGGCGGGGGTGTGGCGGCGCTACTGGCAGGTGGTGCTGCCGCTGTGCAGGCCCGCGCTGGCGGCGCTGGCGACGTTGGAGTTCACCTGGATCTACAACGACTTCCTGTGGGCGCTGGTGCTGATCCAGACCGGCGAGAAGATGCCGGTGACGTCGGCGCTGCAGAACCTGCGGGGGGCGTTCTTCACGGACAACAACCTGGTGGCGGCGGGGGCGCTGCTGGTGGCGCTGCCGACGCTGGTGGTGTTCTTCGTGCTCCAGCGGCAGTTCGTGGGCGGGCTGACGCTGGGGGCGACGAAGGGGTAG
- a CDS encoding carbohydrate ABC transporter permease: MRPPVGKAKRATSPTRGERVALALMIGVPALLHVALVWAPALGSVGLSFTSWNGIGGVEDLEWVGARNYVDILTSYPRFWPAVRNNLVWLVFLVLVPTSAGLLLAVLLDRRLRFGRVYQSVLYLPVVLSLALVGFIWQLVYQPEQGLLNNLLGTADSDPVNWLGDKDVNLCAVLVAAAWRHTGYVMVLYLAGLKAVDPALREAAALDGANGWQAFTRVVFPVLRPVNVVVLVVTVVEGLRAFDIVYVVNKGRNGLELLSVLVTDNIIGESSRIGWGSALAVVLLVISLGFIATYLVQVFRREESE; encoded by the coding sequence GCAAGGCGAAGCGCGCCACGTCGCCGACGCGCGGCGAGCGGGTGGCGCTGGCGCTGATGATCGGCGTGCCCGCGCTGCTGCACGTGGCGCTGGTGTGGGCGCCCGCGCTCGGGTCGGTCGGGCTGTCGTTCACCTCGTGGAACGGCATCGGCGGGGTCGAGGACCTGGAGTGGGTGGGGGCGCGCAACTACGTCGACATCCTCACCTCGTACCCGAGGTTCTGGCCCGCCGTGCGCAACAACCTGGTGTGGCTGGTGTTCCTGGTGCTCGTGCCGACCTCGGCCGGGTTGCTGCTGGCCGTGCTGCTGGACCGGAGGCTGCGGTTCGGGCGGGTGTACCAGAGCGTGCTGTACCTGCCGGTGGTGCTGTCGCTGGCGCTGGTCGGGTTCATCTGGCAGCTGGTGTACCAGCCGGAGCAGGGACTGCTGAACAACCTGCTCGGGACCGCCGACAGCGATCCGGTGAACTGGTTGGGGGACAAGGACGTCAACCTGTGCGCGGTGCTCGTCGCGGCGGCGTGGCGGCACACCGGGTACGTGATGGTGCTGTACCTGGCGGGGCTCAAGGCCGTGGACCCGGCGCTGCGGGAGGCGGCGGCGCTGGACGGGGCGAACGGGTGGCAGGCGTTCACGCGCGTGGTGTTCCCGGTGCTGCGGCCGGTGAACGTGGTGGTGCTGGTGGTGACCGTGGTCGAGGGGCTGCGGGCGTTCGACATCGTCTACGTCGTCAACAAGGGGCGCAACGGGTTGGAGCTGCTGTCGGTGCTGGTGACCGACAACATCATCGGCGAGTCCAGCCGGATCGGGTGGGGGTCGGCGCTGGCGGTGGTGCTGCTGGTGATCTCGCTCGGGTTCATCGCCACCTACCTCGTGCAGGTGTTCCGGCGGGAGGAGTCGGAGTGA